One segment of Bacteroides caecimuris DNA contains the following:
- a CDS encoding restriction endonuclease subunit S, whose amino-acid sequence MKGINQYAFTNTGINYKLGEICEIRSGYSGNQLTLKDGLKVSRIETISGHKVNMERAGYVAPFESSGNYRLQIGDILFSNINSVEYIGNTAFIDKDYNLYHGMNLLRLIPNKEVVMPFYLYLVLNTNRLLNHFKTVCNKAVSQASINQTELGKTIVRIPDLMNQKRICELFQTLYTKLEAERYFISLLQNQKQHLLRQMFI is encoded by the coding sequence ATCAAGGGAATTAATCAATATGCATTCACAAACACAGGTATCAATTACAAATTAGGAGAAATTTGTGAAATTAGAAGCGGTTACTCAGGTAATCAACTTACGTTAAAAGATGGCTTAAAAGTATCTCGTATTGAAACAATCTCAGGACATAAGGTCAATATGGAACGTGCAGGATATGTCGCTCCTTTTGAATCTTCAGGAAATTACAGACTGCAAATTGGAGACATTTTGTTCAGCAATATAAATAGCGTTGAATACATTGGTAATACTGCATTCATTGATAAAGATTATAACTTGTATCATGGAATGAATCTACTTAGATTAATACCTAACAAAGAGGTAGTTATGCCATTCTACCTATACTTAGTGCTGAATACTAATCGGTTACTCAATCACTTTAAGACAGTCTGTAACAAAGCGGTATCACAAGCAAGCATAAATCAAACAGAATTGGGAAAAACGATTGTTCGGATTCCAGACTTAATGAATCAGAAAAGAATATGTGAGTTGTTCCAAACATTATATACAAAATTGGAAGCAGAGAGATATTTTATTTCACTTTTACAAAATCAAAAGCAGCATCTGCTCCGCCAAATGTTTATATAA
- a CDS encoding Fic family protein, whose amino-acid sequence MYIHERDNWTAFRWNATELTALLEEVNRKQGLLYGRLASLGFDSKLKAMAENLTYDVVYSSEIEGIRLNVDEVRSSIARKLGIENVKQTASSHYIDSVVAVMLDAVNHYDQLLTKEKICAWQTAFFPTGFSEGSQIEVGQYRTNEEHIVSGMFGREKIHYIAPSPERVDEEMAHFLDWFNGKENINSVIRSAIAHFWFVSIHPFEDGNGRLARILSDMLLARADKSEFRFYNISSQINQDKNHYYDILEKAQHGDGDITEWIYWYASMLSVALDEAENIVSTILNKSFFWQKASSVPLSQRQTDMLNLFLDGYEAKITSKTWASLAKCSKDTAIRDIQDLVDKDILREDIPGAKRPSYSIIYDPEDITAFFSEISIEQQNGNQYIKALYKGKLQVCERILPLDAERFEKGDLPLENLLAKYCSYLRMN is encoded by the coding sequence ATGTATATACACGAAAGAGACAATTGGACTGCATTCCGTTGGAATGCGACTGAACTAACGGCACTTCTTGAAGAAGTGAACCGTAAACAGGGCTTGTTGTATGGCAGACTTGCTTCACTTGGCTTTGATAGCAAATTAAAAGCGATGGCGGAGAATCTGACGTATGACGTAGTTTATTCGTCAGAAATAGAAGGAATACGATTGAATGTAGATGAAGTACGTTCATCCATTGCTCGAAAATTGGGTATAGAAAATGTCAAACAGACGGCATCATCGCACTACATAGATTCTGTTGTGGCAGTCATGCTTGATGCAGTAAATCATTATGACCAGTTATTGACGAAAGAGAAAATTTGTGCATGGCAAACAGCATTCTTCCCGACAGGTTTCAGCGAGGGTTCGCAGATTGAAGTTGGACAATATCGTACAAACGAGGAACATATAGTTTCCGGGATGTTCGGTCGTGAGAAAATACATTATATTGCTCCCTCACCGGAACGTGTGGACGAAGAAATGGCTCATTTTCTTGATTGGTTCAATGGGAAAGAAAATATAAATTCGGTTATACGGTCAGCCATTGCACATTTCTGGTTTGTCAGCATTCATCCGTTTGAAGATGGTAACGGACGCTTGGCTCGCATACTTTCTGATATGTTGTTGGCTCGTGCTGATAAGAGCGAGTTCAGATTTTATAATATTTCCTCGCAAATAAATCAAGATAAAAACCACTATTACGACATTTTGGAAAAGGCTCAACACGGCGATGGCGACATTACAGAATGGATATACTGGTATGCAAGTATGTTGTCGGTTGCACTTGACGAAGCGGAAAATATCGTCAGTACCATCTTGAACAAAAGTTTCTTTTGGCAAAAGGCTTCTTCTGTACCACTTAGCCAAAGACAGACCGATATGCTGAACTTGTTCCTTGATGGCTATGAAGCAAAGATAACTTCCAAAACTTGGGCATCCTTGGCCAAATGTTCCAAAGACACAGCCATACGGGATATTCAAGACCTCGTGGATAAGGATATTCTTCGAGAAGATATTCCCGGAGCCAAACGACCGAGCTATTCCATTATATATGACCCGGAAGACATCACTGCCTTTTTCTCTGAAATCAGCATCGAACAGCAAAATGGAAATCAATACATCAAAGCCCTCTACAAGGGTAAGTTACAAGTATGCGAAAGAATTTTGCCACTTGATGCAGAGCGATTTGAAAAAGGCGACCTTCCATTAGAGAACCTGCTTGCCAAGTATTGTTCCTATTTAAGGATGAACTGA
- a CDS encoding AAA family ATPase: MLTKFAVTNYRGFANRIEWDLSNPANYEFNKSVIKDGVIKNGIIYGPNGSGKTNFSLAIFDIENHLSPKWKKIDYYVNFIYAGNNNGVVKFEYTFRFDNDTIDYIYAKNAVGVLVEESLFVNKMNIFERKANSFRIDKQQFPMDESIEKNLENNANNVSVINFLLTSYPLNSEHYLIKLNRFVNTMLWFRNLDVREFIGLETNATMLDEFIITNNLLDDFSDFLQKVSGQTFLFVAHNTTDKQIFCQIDKNKVPFRIVASTGTQSLQLLYFWLKRMDKASFVFIDEFDAFYHFRLAFEVCKRLFALDCQIFTSSHNTYLMTNDLLRPDCNFILNNNKIKCLADCTDKELRFGHNIEKIYRAGAFYDE, from the coding sequence ATGCTAACAAAATTTGCAGTAACAAATTATAGAGGATTCGCCAATCGTATTGAGTGGGATTTATCCAATCCTGCCAATTATGAGTTTAACAAATCTGTGATAAAAGATGGGGTCATAAAGAATGGCATCATATATGGTCCTAACGGATCCGGTAAGACGAATTTTAGTTTAGCGATTTTCGACATAGAGAACCATTTATCCCCAAAATGGAAAAAAATAGATTACTATGTAAATTTCATATATGCAGGTAACAATAACGGAGTCGTTAAATTCGAATACACATTCAGATTTGACAATGATACAATAGATTACATTTATGCAAAAAATGCTGTCGGAGTATTGGTGGAGGAAAGTCTTTTTGTAAATAAGATGAATATCTTTGAACGAAAAGCTAACTCATTTCGTATTGACAAGCAGCAATTCCCTATGGACGAAAGTATAGAAAAGAACCTTGAGAATAATGCCAATAATGTGTCCGTAATCAACTTCCTCCTTACATCTTATCCGCTCAATTCAGAACATTATTTAATCAAGCTCAATAGGTTTGTCAATACTATGCTTTGGTTCAGGAATCTTGATGTTCGTGAGTTTATCGGCCTTGAAACAAATGCAACAATGTTGGATGAATTTATCATCACAAACAACCTACTTGATGATTTCTCAGACTTTCTACAAAAAGTGAGTGGCCAGACTTTCCTGTTTGTTGCACACAATACCACGGATAAGCAGATTTTTTGCCAAATAGATAAAAATAAAGTTCCATTCAGAATAGTAGCATCAACAGGTACACAATCGTTACAATTATTATATTTTTGGCTGAAACGCATGGATAAAGCCTCGTTTGTCTTTATAGATGAGTTTGATGCTTTCTATCATTTCCGATTGGCTTTTGAAGTATGCAAGCGATTGTTTGCATTAGATTGTCAGATTTTCACTTCGTCACATAATACATATCTGATGACGAATGACCTTTTGCGCCCAGACTGCAATTTCATTCTAAACAATAACAAAATCAAGTGTTTGGCAGATTGTACAGACAAAGAATTGCGTTTTGGTCACAACATTGAAAAAATCTATCGAGCAGGAGCTTTCTATGATGAATAA
- a CDS encoding restriction endonuclease subunit S, whose amino-acid sequence MSAIIEKIFNEPHSNKIRLGDIGSYIRGLTYSNDDVVEQDGVFVMRSNNIINGSSLDYQHNIVSVNKQILTEQQLQDGDIIICMANGSSSLVGKSSFYDGNCSIPITVGAFCGIYRSKEPIVKWLFQTSKYRRYIGNSLQGGNGAIANLNGDDILRMSFSIPDAPAKDNGVKLLTSLDTLLESNLLLYGLYTKQKKYLLRQMFI is encoded by the coding sequence ATGTCTGCGATTATTGAAAAAATATTTAATGAACCCCATTCCAATAAGATACGTTTGGGTGATATTGGCTCATATATTCGTGGATTAACTTATAGCAACGATGACGTTGTTGAGCAAGATGGTGTTTTCGTTATGCGGTCTAACAATATTATCAACGGTAGTTCGCTTGATTACCAGCATAATATTGTGTCTGTAAACAAGCAAATACTAACAGAACAACAGTTGCAAGATGGTGATATTATTATTTGTATGGCAAACGGAAGTTCTTCATTAGTTGGAAAATCTTCTTTTTACGATGGTAATTGCTCAATACCTATAACTGTTGGTGCTTTTTGCGGTATATATCGTTCAAAAGAACCTATTGTGAAATGGTTATTTCAGACAAGCAAATACCGTAGGTACATTGGGAACTCATTGCAAGGCGGTAATGGGGCAATAGCCAACCTGAACGGAGATGATATACTTCGTATGTCGTTTTCAATTCCCGACGCACCAGCTAAGGATAATGGTGTAAAACTGCTCACATCGTTAGATACTCTATTGGAAAGCAATCTATTACTCTATGGTTTATACACTAAACAAAAGAAGTATTTGCTCCGTCAAATGTTTATATAA
- a CDS encoding restriction endonuclease subunit S, which produces MANNSNKNKCNVPHLRFPEFTEEWKKIRLDSFTERVMRKNKNNLSKLPLTISAQYGLVDQITFFNKVVASTDMSNYYLLKKGEFAYNKSYSSDYPWGAIKRLDNYEQGALSSLYICFAPKDNVETDFILQYFESPKWHKGVSEIAVEGARNHGLLNISVQDFFHTHHYMPKDKKEQAKIAKLLMFLDERIATQNKIIEDLKKLKSAIIEKLYSDIKGREYSYRQIFEIVNERNKQLEYLNILSASQEKGMVNREDLNLDIQFERSNINTYKIVKEGDYVIHLRSFQGGFAFSDKHGVCSPAYTILRPNDLLEFRYLSYYFTSQRFIKSLIVVTYGIRDGRSINVEEWLDMKTIIPSKERQHHIVETIRNIENKIENEEKYASCLSNQKQYLLHHLFI; this is translated from the coding sequence ATGGCAAATAATAGCAATAAAAATAAATGTAATGTTCCCCATTTGAGATTTCCGGAGTTTACGGAAGAGTGGAAGAAAATAAGATTGGATAGTTTCACAGAACGTGTAATGCGTAAAAACAAAAACAACCTGTCCAAACTGCCCCTTACCATTTCAGCTCAATATGGTTTAGTAGACCAAATTACATTCTTTAATAAGGTTGTGGCGAGTACTGATATGTCAAACTACTACCTGTTGAAAAAAGGAGAATTTGCATACAATAAAAGTTATTCTTCTGACTATCCATGGGGTGCTATAAAGAGATTGGATAATTATGAACAAGGGGCCTTATCATCTCTTTACATATGTTTTGCTCCAAAAGATAATGTAGAAACAGACTTCATTTTGCAATATTTTGAATCTCCTAAATGGCATAAAGGTGTTTCTGAGATAGCCGTAGAGGGTGCTCGAAATCACGGACTCCTTAATATATCTGTTCAAGACTTCTTTCACACACATCATTATATGCCAAAGGACAAAAAAGAACAAGCCAAGATAGCAAAATTATTAATGTTTCTTGATGAACGCATCGCCACCCAAAACAAAATCATTGAGGACTTGAAAAAATTAAAGTCTGCGATTATTGAAAAACTCTACTCCGACATAAAAGGCAGAGAGTATTCATACAGGCAAATTTTTGAAATTGTCAACGAGCGAAATAAGCAACTTGAATATTTAAACATCCTTTCGGCTAGCCAAGAAAAAGGAATGGTAAATAGAGAAGATTTGAACTTGGATATTCAATTTGAGCGTAGTAATATCAACACCTACAAAATTGTGAAAGAAGGCGACTATGTAATTCATTTGCGCTCATTTCAAGGTGGTTTTGCTTTTTCGGATAAGCATGGTGTGTGTAGTCCTGCATATACAATATTGCGTCCAAATGATTTGTTAGAGTTTAGGTACCTGTCATATTATTTCACTTCGCAAAGATTTATCAAGTCGCTGATTGTTGTCACTTACGGCATCCGAGATGGGCGTTCTATAAATGTTGAAGAATGGCTTGATATGAAAACTATAATTCCATCAAAAGAGCGACAACATCACATAGTGGAAACTATTAGAAATATTGAGAATAAAATAGAAAATGAAGAAAAGTATGCTTCCTGCTTGTCAAACCAGAAGCAATACTTGCTCCATCATTTGTTTATATAA
- a CDS encoding type I restriction-modification system subunit M, whose amino-acid sequence MSEELQQKLRSQLWTVANTLRGNMSASDFMYFTLGFIFYKYLSEKIELYANEILEEDHITFKEVWNGKDEELKQDVKEECIQNLGYFIEPEYLYSTIIELISKKENILPSLERSLKKIEDSTIGQDSEDDFGGLFSDLDLASPKLGKTADDKNKLISDVLIALNGIDFGLQEAGDIDILGDAYEYMISQFAAGAGKKAGEFYTPQEVSQILAEIVITGKVRLKDVFDPTCGSGSLLLRTAKSGKADSIFGQEKNPTTFNLCRMNMLLHGVKYNDFDIQNGDTLEADAFGDRQFDAVVANPPFSADWTAADKFNNDDRFSKAGVLAPKSKADYAFILHMIYHLNDGGTMACVAPHGVLFRGASEGKIRQFLIEKKNYIDAIIGLPANIFYGTSIPTCILVIKKCRKEDDNILFIDASKEFEKVKTQNKLRPDHIKKIIDTYRERKEIEKYSHCATLQEIKENDYNLNIPRYVDTFEEEEEIDIHAVMAEIKELEAKRAELDKQIDVYLKELGLI is encoded by the coding sequence ATGAGCGAAGAACTACAACAAAAATTGCGCAGTCAATTATGGACTGTAGCCAATACATTAAGAGGAAACATGTCTGCCAGTGATTTTATGTATTTCACATTAGGCTTTATTTTCTACAAATATCTATCCGAAAAAATAGAACTTTACGCCAATGAAATATTGGAAGAAGATCATATAACTTTCAAAGAAGTATGGAATGGCAAAGACGAAGAATTAAAACAGGATGTAAAAGAAGAATGTATTCAGAATCTTGGTTATTTTATAGAACCAGAGTATCTTTACTCCACCATTATAGAATTAATCAGTAAGAAAGAGAATATCCTACCGTCCTTAGAACGTTCCCTCAAGAAAATAGAAGATTCTACTATTGGACAAGATAGTGAAGATGATTTTGGCGGTTTATTTTCTGATCTAGATTTAGCTTCACCTAAATTAGGCAAAACTGCTGACGACAAGAACAAGTTAATTAGCGATGTATTGATCGCCTTAAATGGTATTGACTTTGGATTGCAAGAAGCCGGAGATATAGATATTTTAGGAGATGCTTATGAATACATGATAAGTCAATTCGCTGCCGGAGCAGGAAAGAAAGCAGGAGAGTTCTATACCCCGCAAGAGGTCAGTCAAATCTTAGCTGAGATTGTAATAACAGGTAAAGTGCGATTAAAAGATGTATTCGATCCGACCTGTGGTAGCGGTTCTCTACTTCTTCGTACCGCTAAAAGTGGTAAAGCCGATTCTATCTTCGGACAAGAAAAGAATCCTACAACATTCAATCTATGCAGAATGAACATGCTTCTCCATGGTGTTAAATATAATGACTTTGACATCCAAAATGGAGACACATTAGAAGCAGATGCTTTTGGAGACAGACAATTTGATGCTGTAGTTGCCAATCCACCTTTTTCCGCAGATTGGACTGCGGCAGATAAATTCAACAACGACGACCGTTTTAGTAAAGCTGGAGTACTAGCTCCAAAATCTAAAGCAGATTATGCCTTTATCCTCCACATGATTTATCACCTTAATGATGGTGGAACAATGGCTTGCGTAGCACCGCATGGAGTATTATTCCGTGGAGCTTCCGAAGGAAAAATCCGTCAATTTCTAATTGAAAAGAAAAATTATATTGATGCTATTATTGGACTACCTGCGAATATTTTCTATGGTACTAGTATTCCTACTTGTATCCTAGTAATAAAAAAATGCCGAAAAGAAGATGATAACATCCTTTTTATAGATGCCAGTAAAGAGTTTGAAAAAGTAAAAACACAGAATAAATTACGCCCTGACCATATCAAAAAAATAATCGATACATATCGCGAAAGAAAAGAGATAGAAAAATATAGTCATTGTGCAACTTTACAGGAAATAAAAGAGAATGATTATAATTTGAATATTCCCCGTTATGTGGATACTTTTGAAGAGGAAGAAGAAATAGACATTCATGCTGTTATGGCCGAAATTAAAGAGTTAGAAGCCAAACGAGCAGAATTAGATAAACAAATTGATGTTTATTTAAAAGAGCTCGGCTTAATTTAA
- a CDS encoding type I restriction endonuclease subunit R, whose translation MVTQSEQVLENGLIKTLQEMNYEYISIKEEENLYANFKKQLEKHNKKELALHKREHFTDKEFDKICIYLEGGTRFEKAKKLRDLYPLETEDGERIWVEFLNKSKWCQNEFQVSNQITIEGRKKCRYDVTILINGLPLVQIELKKRGVELKEAYNQIQRYHKTSFHGLFDYVQLFIISNGVNTRYFANNPNGGYKFTFNWTDAENIPFNDLSKFAYFFFDQCNLGKMISKYIVLHEGDKCLMVLRPYQFYAVERILERVQNSNKNGYIWHTTGAGKTLTSFKAAQLVSELDGIDKVMFVVDRHDLDTQTQSEYEAFEPGAVDGTDNTYELIKRLSGNSKIIITTIQKLNCAITKDYYNKHLQEVRHQKVVMIFDECHRSHFGDCHKNIVKFFSNLQIFGFTGTPIFVENAKQDHTTKEIFSDCLHRYLIKDAIADENVLGFLVEYYKGKDETGIDYMNEARMKEIAKFILTNFNKSTVNREFNALFAIQSVPMLLQYYKIFKELNPKIKIGAVFTYAANSSQDDGQTGMNQGYANEKVTADELQAIMNDYNNTFGTSFTTDNFSAYYDDINLRMKKKKKDMEPLDLLLVVGMFLTGFDAKKLNTLYVDKNLEYHGLLQAFSRTNRILNEKKRFGKIVCFRDLKSNVDAAIKLFSNNNPADTILREPFPVVKEKFNELSLKFKEKYPDVQSIDRLQSEYEKRDFVLAFREIIKKRAEMQIYEDFEPDDKELILSEQEFMDFRSKYLDITTGVINPNPDDKKNTGDTDVPPYGEDKRTLDDIDFCLELLHSDVINVAYILTLINDLDPSSNDYQERRQQILDTMIKDAVMRNKAKLIDGFIRQNIDNDKDGFSKSKADGSIDLESRLANYVSQQRNNAIQDLAAEEDIDKEALIKFLNEYDFLQKEKTEILQEAIKKKRIGLKARRTLLKRVMGKLHSIIELFNWE comes from the coding sequence ATGGTTACTCAAAGTGAACAAGTATTAGAAAACGGATTAATAAAAACCTTACAGGAAATGAATTATGAATACATTTCTATTAAGGAAGAAGAAAATCTGTATGCTAATTTTAAAAAGCAACTTGAAAAGCACAATAAAAAAGAACTCGCCCTACATAAAAGAGAACATTTTACAGATAAAGAGTTTGATAAGATTTGTATTTATCTAGAAGGCGGAACACGCTTTGAGAAAGCCAAAAAACTCCGTGACCTATATCCTCTCGAGACAGAAGACGGGGAACGTATTTGGGTCGAATTCTTAAATAAGAGCAAGTGGTGTCAAAATGAATTCCAAGTATCCAATCAAATAACGATAGAAGGGAGAAAAAAATGTCGTTATGATGTAACTATCTTAATTAATGGATTACCACTAGTACAGATAGAACTAAAGAAACGAGGAGTTGAATTAAAAGAAGCATATAACCAAATTCAACGTTATCATAAAACTTCATTTCATGGACTATTTGATTATGTACAATTATTTATCATTTCCAATGGCGTAAACACACGTTATTTTGCCAATAATCCTAATGGTGGTTATAAGTTTACTTTCAATTGGACAGATGCCGAAAATATACCGTTCAATGATTTAAGTAAATTTGCTTATTTCTTTTTCGATCAATGCAATCTAGGGAAAATGATAAGCAAATACATTGTATTACATGAGGGCGACAAATGCCTGATGGTACTTCGTCCTTATCAATTTTATGCAGTAGAGCGTATATTAGAACGGGTACAAAATTCTAATAAAAATGGCTACATATGGCATACTACAGGTGCAGGGAAAACATTAACATCATTCAAGGCTGCCCAATTAGTTTCAGAACTTGATGGCATTGATAAAGTCATGTTTGTTGTCGATCGACATGACCTGGACACACAGACCCAATCAGAATACGAAGCATTTGAACCGGGTGCTGTTGATGGAACAGACAACACCTATGAACTTATCAAACGGTTAAGTGGAAATTCTAAAATAATAATTACTACTATTCAGAAATTAAATTGTGCCATTACAAAAGATTATTATAACAAACATCTTCAAGAAGTACGCCACCAAAAAGTAGTGATGATTTTCGACGAATGTCATCGTAGCCATTTTGGTGACTGCCATAAAAATATTGTCAAGTTTTTCAGTAATCTTCAAATTTTCGGATTCACAGGTACTCCTATATTTGTAGAAAACGCCAAACAAGATCATACTACAAAAGAAATATTTAGTGACTGCCTTCATCGCTATCTCATCAAAGATGCCATTGCTGATGAAAATGTACTCGGATTTCTGGTTGAATACTATAAAGGAAAGGATGAAACTGGCATCGATTATATGAATGAAGCCCGCATGAAAGAAATTGCTAAATTCATTCTTACGAATTTCAATAAATCAACAGTAAATAGAGAATTCAACGCACTGTTCGCAATCCAGTCTGTTCCTATGCTATTGCAATATTACAAAATATTCAAAGAACTCAATCCTAAAATAAAGATTGGAGCAGTGTTTACTTACGCCGCTAACAGTAGTCAAGATGACGGACAAACAGGAATGAACCAAGGTTATGCCAACGAAAAAGTCACAGCAGATGAACTACAAGCTATTATGAATGACTACAACAATACGTTCGGTACATCTTTTACAACTGATAATTTTAGTGCCTATTATGATGATATAAACCTACGCATGAAGAAAAAAAAGAAAGATATGGAACCTTTGGATTTACTTCTTGTCGTGGGCATGTTTCTCACTGGTTTTGATGCTAAAAAATTGAACACCCTATACGTTGACAAAAACCTGGAATATCATGGATTACTACAAGCCTTTAGCCGGACTAACCGCATATTGAACGAAAAGAAACGTTTCGGGAAAATCGTATGCTTCCGTGATTTAAAAAGTAACGTAGACGCTGCTATAAAATTATTTAGTAATAATAATCCAGCAGATACTATTCTACGTGAACCTTTTCCTGTAGTAAAAGAAAAGTTCAATGAGCTATCTTTGAAGTTTAAAGAAAAATATCCAGATGTACAAAGTATCGACAGGTTACAAAGCGAATATGAAAAAAGAGATTTTGTATTAGCTTTCCGTGAAATTATAAAAAAACGAGCAGAGATGCAAATCTATGAAGATTTTGAACCTGATGATAAAGAACTCATTCTATCAGAACAAGAATTCATGGATTTTCGAAGCAAATATTTGGATATTACCACCGGTGTTATCAATCCCAATCCCGATGATAAGAAAAATACAGGAGACACAGATGTGCCTCCCTATGGAGAAGATAAAAGAACTCTAGACGATATTGACTTCTGCTTAGAGCTGCTTCACAGCGATGTAATAAATGTAGCTTATATTCTAACGCTTATCAATGACTTGGATCCTTCAAGTAATGATTATCAAGAAAGACGCCAGCAGATATTAGATACTATGATAAAAGATGCTGTCATGCGTAATAAAGCAAAACTTATAGATGGATTTATCCGTCAGAATATAGATAATGATAAAGATGGATTTAGCAAATCCAAAGCAGATGGTTCAATTGATCTGGAAAGCAGACTTGCGAACTATGTCAGCCAACAACGCAATAATGCTATTCAAGACTTGGCGGCGGAAGAAGATATTGACAAAGAAGCTCTCATCAAATTTTTGAATGAATACGATTTCTTACAAAAAGAAAAAACAGAAATACTTCAGGAAGCCATCAAAAAGAAAAGAATAGGATTAAAAGCGCGTCGAACGCTCCTAAAAAGGGTAATGGGCAAACTACATTCAATAATAGAATTGTTTAACTGGGAATAA
- a CDS encoding alcohol dehydrogenase — protein MLTYTYVEHGKFELQEKPKPGIIDSRDAIVRVTLGSICTSDLHIKHGSVPRAVPGTTVGHEMVGVVEEIGADVTSVRPGDRVTVNVETFCGECFFCKRGYVNNCTDPNGGWALGCRIDGGQAEYVRVPYADQGLNRIPDTVSDEQALFVGDVLATGFWATRISEISEDDTVLVIGAGPTGICTLLCVMLKKPQRIIVCEKSPERIQFVREHYPDVLVVEPENCKDFVIQNSEHGGADVVLEVAGSEDTFRLAWECARPNAIVTIVALYGVPQLLPLPDMYGKNLIFKTGGVDGCDCAEILNLIEEGRIDTTPLITHRFPLNEIEEAYRIFENKLDGVIKVAIY, from the coding sequence ATGCTTACATACACATACGTTGAACACGGGAAATTTGAATTACAGGAGAAGCCGAAACCGGGAATAATAGATTCACGGGATGCAATCGTGCGAGTGACTCTTGGCAGTATTTGTACTAGTGACCTTCATATCAAACATGGCAGTGTGCCGCGTGCTGTACCCGGAACGACAGTCGGACATGAGATGGTGGGTGTCGTAGAAGAGATAGGGGCTGATGTCACCTCAGTCAGGCCCGGAGATAGGGTAACTGTGAATGTCGAAACTTTCTGCGGGGAGTGTTTCTTTTGCAAGCGGGGATATGTCAACAACTGTACCGACCCAAATGGCGGTTGGGCTTTGGGTTGCCGCATTGACGGCGGTCAGGCAGAATATGTCAGAGTTCCTTATGCTGACCAGGGACTGAACCGTATTCCTGATACAGTCAGTGACGAACAGGCTTTGTTTGTGGGCGATGTGCTTGCGACAGGCTTTTGGGCAACCCGTATCTCGGAGATTTCCGAGGATGATACTGTGCTTGTTATTGGTGCCGGTCCTACCGGAATCTGCACTTTATTGTGTGTGATGCTGAAGAAACCACAACGTATTATTGTCTGTGAAAAGTCACCTGAAAGAATCCAGTTTGTGCGTGAACATTATCCTGATGTATTGGTAGTGGAACCTGAAAACTGCAAGGATTTTGTGATTCAAAACAGTGAACATGGGGGTGCTGATGTTGTATTAGAGGTGGCTGGCAGTGAAGATACTTTCCGCCTGGCGTGGGAATGTGCCCGTCCCAATGCTATTGTGACTATTGTAGCTCTCTATGGCGTGCCTCAGCTACTTCCTTTGCCTGATATGTATGGCAAGAACTTGATTTTCAAAACTGGCGGAGTGGACGGCTGTGATTGTGCCGAGATTCTTAATCTGATTGAGGAGGGCAGAATAGATACTACTCCTCTTATTACACATAGATTTCCGTTGAACGAGATTGAGGAAGCCTACCGTATATTTGAAAATAAGTTGGACGGAGTCATTAAGGTAGCCATTTACTAA